A genomic segment from Pseudomonas sessilinigenes encodes:
- a CDS encoding FadR/GntR family transcriptional regulator, which produces MLELQRPDSLVVRVVNAIRNEIDSGRLAPESRLPTEQQLAEQLNVSRSVVREAIAQLKADGVLIARRGLGSYISKTPAGTVFRFPQSEGRLADLAQMFEMRLWIETQAASIAAQRRDADDLQRMQAALQEMHDKRSDFEAAALADVAFHRAIAEASKNDYFVAFHDFLRSQLASARKTAWENSALRLVGGSADAAQEHQALYQAIAAGDRQSAAGCADAHLRASAKRLGLELPTLD; this is translated from the coding sequence ATGCTCGAACTCCAGCGCCCCGACTCTCTGGTCGTACGGGTCGTCAACGCCATCCGCAATGAGATCGACTCCGGCCGACTGGCTCCCGAGTCGCGCCTGCCCACCGAACAGCAATTGGCTGAACAGCTCAATGTCAGCCGCTCGGTGGTGCGCGAGGCCATCGCCCAGCTCAAGGCCGATGGCGTGCTGATTGCCCGCCGTGGCCTGGGTTCGTACATCTCCAAGACCCCGGCCGGCACGGTGTTCCGCTTCCCCCAGAGCGAGGGACGCCTGGCGGACCTGGCACAGATGTTCGAGATGCGCCTGTGGATCGAGACCCAGGCCGCGTCGATCGCCGCCCAGCGCCGGGACGCCGACGACCTGCAACGCATGCAGGCCGCGCTACAGGAAATGCACGACAAGCGCAGTGATTTCGAAGCGGCGGCCCTGGCCGACGTAGCGTTCCACCGGGCCATTGCCGAAGCCAGCAAGAACGATTACTTCGTGGCCTTCCACGACTTCCTGCGCAGCCAGCTGGCCAGTGCCCGCAAGACTGCCTGGGAAAACTCGGCGCTGCGCCTGGTCGGCGGCTCGGCCGATGCGGCCCAGGAACACCAGGCGCTGTACCAGGCCATCGCCGCCGGTGACCGCCAGTCCGCCGCCGGCTGTGCCGATGCCCATTTGCGTGCCTCGGCCAAGCGCCTGGGCCTGGAGTTGCCGACCCTCGACTGA
- a CDS encoding GNAT family N-acetyltransferase: MLELHTERLHLRSLNANDWELFLTLHSDPDNLRYVCDPLSRAQIEERFTSRLPHWNTDSTHWLCLLINDRHSGEGLGFTGLRISNGDAAEAEVGYLLRPQHQGKGLAVESLRAVIEHARHTLGIKQLIATVTDGNAASCKVLEKCGFVLQRRDERAFQLGGEDFDDLIFGCRLTA; encoded by the coding sequence ATGCTGGAACTGCACACCGAACGCCTGCACCTGCGCTCCCTCAACGCCAATGACTGGGAGCTGTTCCTGACCCTGCACAGCGACCCCGATAACCTGCGCTATGTCTGCGACCCGCTTTCCCGAGCGCAGATCGAGGAGCGCTTCACCTCGCGCCTGCCGCACTGGAATACGGACTCGACCCACTGGCTGTGCCTGCTGATCAACGACCGCCACAGCGGTGAGGGCCTGGGTTTCACCGGCCTGCGGATCAGCAACGGCGACGCCGCCGAGGCCGAGGTCGGCTACTTGTTGCGTCCGCAGCATCAAGGCAAGGGACTGGCCGTGGAATCCCTGCGCGCCGTCATCGAGCACGCCCGGCACACCCTGGGCATCAAGCAATTGATCGCCACGGTCACCGACGGTAATGCGGCATCTTGCAAGGTCCTGGAGAAATGCGGCTTCGTCCTCCAGCGCCGTGACGAACGGGCCTTCCAGCTGGGCGGCGAGGATTTCGACGACCTGATTTTCGGCTGTCGCCTGACGGCTTGA
- a CDS encoding LysR family transcriptional regulator translates to MNWDDLRFFIAVANASNITDAGQALKVSAATVSRKIQMLEQALHTALFLKTTQGYFLTEAGRDLLPMALETQERLGQMERQLARPGARMAGVVRIDCPELMGSHLLIPALAAFRAGHPEIRFDFINAAHSVKLTQSHSDLVLRLHRPEAGSNFTLRKVGALTQALFCSPGYAQAQGCPQAPEDLARHGLIGWNQALEHMPLARWLDQLSGGQPLWMSTANLQAQLQAVQAGLGIAALPAYIAEPLGLCRVLPDVPAHRADIWLLRNLATQGQERVEHVVQFIDRVLRQHGLQDH, encoded by the coding sequence GTGAATTGGGATGATCTGCGATTCTTCATTGCGGTCGCCAACGCCAGCAATATCACCGATGCCGGACAGGCGCTGAAGGTGTCGGCGGCCACGGTCTCGCGCAAGATCCAGATGCTGGAGCAGGCCTTGCACACGGCGCTGTTCCTGAAGACCACCCAGGGCTATTTCCTCACCGAGGCCGGCCGTGACTTGCTGCCCATGGCGCTCGAGACCCAGGAGCGCCTTGGCCAGATGGAGCGCCAGTTGGCCCGGCCCGGTGCGCGCATGGCCGGGGTGGTGCGCATCGATTGCCCGGAGCTGATGGGCAGCCACCTGTTGATCCCGGCCCTGGCGGCGTTTCGTGCGGGTCATCCAGAAATCCGTTTCGACTTCATCAATGCCGCGCACTCGGTCAAGCTCACCCAGAGCCACAGTGACCTGGTGCTGCGCCTGCACCGGCCAGAAGCCGGTAGCAACTTCACCTTGCGCAAGGTCGGCGCGCTGACCCAGGCGCTGTTCTGCTCCCCGGGGTATGCCCAGGCCCAGGGGTGTCCGCAAGCGCCCGAAGACTTGGCCCGGCATGGCTTGATCGGCTGGAACCAGGCCCTGGAGCATATGCCCCTGGCCCGCTGGCTGGACCAGCTCAGTGGCGGTCAGCCGCTGTGGATGAGTACCGCCAACCTGCAGGCGCAACTCCAGGCGGTGCAGGCCGGTCTGGGGATCGCCGCCTTGCCGGCCTATATCGCCGAACCCCTGGGGCTGTGCCGGGTGTTGCCGGATGTCCCGGCGCATCGGGCCGATATCTGGTTGCTGCGCAACCTGGCGACCCAGGGCCAGGAGCGGGTCGAGCACGTGGTGCAGTTCATCGATCGGGTGCTGCGCCAGCATGGCCTGCAAGACCACTGA
- a CDS encoding LysE family translocator translates to MPPIHDINWSLWLSTMLPMALSAGPGNLMVASSGARSGVRRSLRFILGLDLTYFLLALLVGLGLYHSLAQQPQLLRGLRIAGSLYIFWLGLRLLLRPLRKPGEPEQALLFRDGVVLQLGNVQGLVMLLVMFSTFSPATSAGSLAVVTLSAALIAVNLFGHLLWAGLGSSLQPLLRARPGLLKAQNVLFGLLLMGVAAWIFLRNGLA, encoded by the coding sequence GTGCCCCCGATCCACGACATCAACTGGTCATTGTGGTTGTCCACCATGCTGCCCATGGCCCTGAGTGCCGGCCCCGGCAACCTGATGGTGGCCAGTTCCGGCGCCCGCAGCGGCGTGCGCCGCTCCCTGCGCTTCATCCTCGGCCTGGACCTGACCTACTTCCTGCTGGCCCTGCTGGTGGGCCTCGGGCTCTACCACAGCCTGGCGCAGCAACCGCAACTGCTGCGGGGCCTACGGATCGCCGGCAGCCTGTACATCTTCTGGCTCGGCCTGCGCCTGTTGCTGCGACCACTGCGCAAGCCCGGCGAGCCAGAACAGGCGCTGTTGTTCCGCGATGGCGTGGTGTTGCAATTGGGCAACGTGCAAGGGTTGGTCATGCTGCTGGTGATGTTCTCCACCTTCAGCCCGGCCACCAGTGCCGGCAGCCTGGCGGTGGTGACGCTGAGCGCCGCGCTGATCGCGGTGAACCTGTTCGGCCACCTGCTCTGGGCGGGCCTGGGCTCGAGCCTGCAACCGCTGCTACGTGCCAGGCCGGGCTTGCTCAAGGCGCAAAATGTGCTGTTCGGCTTGCTACTGATGGGGGTGGCGGCGTGGATCTTCCTGCGCAATGGCCTGGCCTGA
- a CDS encoding LysR substrate-binding domain-containing protein yields MLKHWPPLNALRGFEAAARLGSFHQAAQELHLTQSAISQQIRSLETFLEQPLFYRSGRSVTLTDAGHDLRSTTQSLLQQLAVGIRRLEQYRKPNQLVVNTSPAFARHWLLPRLGEFNRLHPEVDLWLFTSFEPPDMTTQTIDVTIRDDLSAQAECSYLELYSDQLYPACHPSLLEQPQALRTTLHGEREMDWSHWVVEGGTDVGQRNNGLNFSDPGLLLDAACAGHGIALVSQLLAQQARAQGQLQPLCEQSVRGPTWAWLVHRDSEGSSLTRSFCSWLHNALEQAGQA; encoded by the coding sequence ATGTTAAAACACTGGCCTCCCCTGAACGCCCTGCGCGGCTTCGAAGCGGCCGCGCGCCTGGGCAGCTTCCACCAGGCGGCTCAGGAGCTGCACCTGACCCAATCGGCCATCAGCCAGCAGATCCGCAGCCTGGAAACCTTCCTCGAACAGCCGCTGTTCTACCGCAGCGGGCGCAGCGTGACCCTGACCGATGCCGGGCATGACCTGCGCAGCACCACCCAGTCGCTGCTGCAGCAACTGGCCGTGGGCATTCGCCGCCTGGAGCAGTACCGCAAGCCCAACCAACTGGTGGTCAACACCAGCCCGGCCTTCGCCCGCCACTGGCTGCTACCGCGACTGGGCGAATTCAACCGCCTGCACCCGGAGGTGGACCTATGGCTGTTCACCAGTTTCGAGCCGCCGGACATGACCACCCAGACCATCGACGTGACGATCCGCGACGACCTCAGCGCCCAGGCCGAATGCAGCTACCTGGAGCTGTACAGCGACCAGCTCTATCCGGCCTGCCACCCGTCCCTGCTGGAGCAGCCCCAGGCGCTGCGCACCACCTTGCATGGCGAACGGGAAATGGACTGGAGCCACTGGGTGGTGGAAGGCGGCACGGATGTTGGCCAGCGCAACAACGGCCTGAACTTCTCCGACCCGGGATTGCTGCTGGACGCCGCCTGCGCCGGCCACGGCATTGCCCTGGTCAGCCAACTGCTGGCCCAGCAAGCCCGGGCCCAGGGCCAGTTGCAGCCGCTGTGCGAACAGAGCGTGCGCGGCCCGACCTGGGCCTGGCTGGTGCATCGCGACAGTGAAGGCAGCTCGCTGACCCGCAGCTTCTGCAGCTGGTTGCACAACGCCCTGGAGCAGGCCGGACAGGCCTGA
- a CDS encoding agmatine deiminase family protein, translating to MHSNDSRNSGWRMPAEWVPHAATWMVWPHNQDLWESGWGVTLADVQADFARVANAIARFEPVKLVVDPSALESARRHCGANVERVVQAVDDSWCRDSGPSFVCHPQHGLAGVSWRFNAWGGKSAHELDRSLARRLLDQLGLDCFGTHLANEGGAIHVDGEGTLITTESVLLNPNRNPGLGKAEMEEIFERLLGVKKTIWLPGDPDYVTGDMTDGHVDGVCAFARPGLLLVDATHDQGSVYAEVVRENRRALELARDAQGRAFELVELFEATAAVDTQAEVFCASYTNFYIANGAIIMPAYGIEADQVAAQVLAKAFPGRQVVPVQINHLAHGGGGVHCITQQQPRWPLEVSA from the coding sequence ATGCACAGCAATGACAGTCGAAACAGCGGTTGGCGGATGCCCGCCGAGTGGGTGCCCCACGCGGCGACCTGGATGGTCTGGCCCCATAACCAGGACCTGTGGGAGTCGGGCTGGGGCGTGACCCTGGCCGACGTACAGGCGGATTTCGCCCGGGTGGCCAATGCCATCGCACGTTTCGAGCCGGTCAAGCTGGTGGTCGATCCTTCGGCCCTGGAGAGCGCCCGGCGCCACTGCGGTGCCAACGTCGAGCGGGTGGTCCAGGCCGTGGACGACAGCTGGTGCCGCGACTCCGGGCCGAGTTTCGTCTGCCATCCCCAGCACGGGCTGGCCGGTGTCAGCTGGCGCTTCAATGCCTGGGGTGGCAAGTCGGCCCATGAGCTGGATCGCAGCCTGGCCCGGCGCCTGCTCGACCAGCTGGGGCTGGACTGCTTCGGTACCCACCTGGCCAACGAAGGCGGCGCCATCCATGTGGACGGCGAAGGCACCCTGATCACCACTGAGTCGGTACTGCTCAATCCCAATCGCAACCCGGGCCTGGGCAAGGCCGAGATGGAAGAGATCTTCGAGCGCCTGCTGGGGGTGAAGAAAACCATCTGGCTGCCCGGCGATCCGGACTACGTGACCGGCGACATGACCGATGGCCATGTCGATGGCGTCTGTGCCTTCGCCCGTCCCGGCCTGCTGCTGGTGGACGCCACCCATGACCAAGGCTCGGTGTACGCCGAAGTGGTGCGCGAGAACCGCCGTGCCCTGGAGTTGGCCCGGGATGCCCAGGGCCGAGCCTTCGAACTGGTGGAGCTGTTCGAAGCCACTGCCGCGGTGGACACCCAGGCCGAGGTGTTCTGCGCTTCCTATACCAACTTCTACATCGCCAACGGCGCGATCATCATGCCGGCCTACGGCATCGAGGCCGATCAGGTCGCGGCCCAGGTCCTGGCCAAGGCCTTCCCCGGGCGGCAAGTGGTGCCGGTGCAGATCAACCACCTGGCCCATGGCGGTGGTGGCGTGCATTGCATCACCCAGCAGCAACCGCGCTGGCCACTGGAGGTGTCGGCATGA
- the aguB gene encoding N-carbamoylputrescine amidase produces the protein MSNLTVATLQMPCTWDLADNLERAEQLVREAAARGGQVILLQELFATPYFCIEQQHRHLALAEEYGQSRILKRFAALAKELGVVLPLSWFERAGTAYFNSLSVADADGRLLGVYRKTHIPNAIGYQEKEYFSPGDTGFKVWDTAFGRLGVGICWDQWFPETARCLALQGAEVLLFPTAIGSEPGATDLDSRDHWQMTMRGHAAANLLPVVAANRVGREVARSDSELHMQFYGSSFICDHKGRLLAESDRDTTGMLLHELDLAAMAEERRTWGIFRDRRPEMYGPLLSLDGQHLHSRWNPREA, from the coding sequence ATGAGCAACTTGACCGTCGCAACGTTGCAGATGCCCTGTACCTGGGACCTGGCGGACAACCTCGAGCGTGCCGAGCAACTGGTGCGCGAGGCCGCGGCCCGCGGCGGGCAGGTGATCCTGCTGCAGGAGCTGTTCGCCACGCCGTACTTCTGCATCGAACAGCAGCACCGACACCTGGCACTGGCCGAAGAGTATGGCCAGAGCCGCATACTCAAGCGCTTTGCCGCCCTGGCCAAGGAGCTGGGGGTGGTGTTGCCGCTGAGCTGGTTCGAGCGGGCCGGCACTGCCTACTTCAATTCCCTGAGCGTGGCCGATGCCGACGGACGCCTGCTGGGGGTGTACCGCAAGACCCACATCCCCAACGCCATCGGTTACCAGGAGAAGGAGTACTTCAGCCCTGGCGACACCGGCTTCAAGGTCTGGGACACGGCGTTCGGCCGCCTGGGCGTGGGCATCTGCTGGGACCAGTGGTTCCCGGAAACCGCCCGTTGCCTGGCCTTGCAGGGCGCCGAGGTGCTGCTGTTCCCCACGGCGATCGGCTCGGAGCCTGGCGCGACCGACCTGGATTCACGGGATCACTGGCAGATGACCATGCGCGGGCACGCCGCGGCTAACCTGCTGCCGGTGGTGGCCGCCAACCGCGTCGGGCGAGAAGTGGCCCGCAGCGACTCAGAGTTGCACATGCAGTTCTACGGTTCCTCGTTCATCTGCGACCACAAGGGCCGGCTGCTGGCCGAGTCCGATCGCGACACCACCGGCATGCTCCTGCATGAGCTGGACCTGGCGGCCATGGCCGAGGAGCGGCGGACCTGGGGCATCTTCCGTGATCGTCGTCCGGAAATGTACGGGCCCTTGCTGAGCCTCGACGGCCAACACCTGCACTCACGCTGGAACCCTCGGGAGGCATGA
- a CDS encoding extracellular solute-binding protein translates to MNRIGILRLGALALALMAAQVQAAPEEKTLRLYNWADYFAEDTLARFTAETGIKVIYDVMEGSEVLEAKLMTGGSGYDLIFPGDTVAERLMHAGSLQSLDPAKLAQMDDIEPGLQALRVQYPRASQATVPYTWGTIGLTYNAGQIAQRLPNAPVNSLDLLFKPELAAHFADCGISVIDSPDEVLAVALNYLGRDPRSAKPADLQAAGELLLKLRPYIRKFQSQPVTDLVNGNLCLSLGYSGDVTQAQRAADAAGKKVDFQYRIPREGTTVWMDTMAIPKDARHPEYAYAFINFVMRPQNMAAISNFTGYPTANAKARPQIDPRMVGNPDIYPDAATFARLVPGRDIPQADMRARMRIWTQFKTATIKAP, encoded by the coding sequence ATGAACCGCATTGGCATATTGCGCCTCGGCGCGCTGGCTCTGGCATTGATGGCTGCGCAGGTCCAGGCCGCGCCTGAAGAAAAGACCCTGCGCCTGTACAACTGGGCCGACTACTTCGCCGAGGACACCCTGGCGCGTTTTACCGCCGAGACCGGGATCAAGGTGATCTATGACGTCATGGAAGGCAGCGAGGTCCTGGAGGCCAAGCTGATGACCGGCGGCAGCGGCTACGACCTGATCTTTCCCGGCGATACCGTGGCCGAGCGATTGATGCACGCCGGCAGCCTGCAGAGCCTCGACCCTGCCAAGCTGGCGCAGATGGACGACATCGAGCCCGGCCTGCAAGCCTTGCGCGTGCAGTACCCCAGGGCCAGCCAGGCCACGGTGCCCTATACCTGGGGCACCATCGGCCTGACCTACAACGCCGGGCAGATCGCCCAGCGCTTGCCCAATGCACCGGTCAACAGCCTGGACCTGCTGTTCAAGCCGGAACTGGCGGCGCATTTCGCCGATTGCGGGATCTCGGTGATCGACTCGCCCGACGAAGTCCTGGCGGTGGCGCTCAATTACCTGGGACGCGATCCGCGCAGCGCCAAGCCGGCAGACCTGCAAGCGGCTGGCGAGCTGCTGCTCAAGCTGCGCCCCTACATCCGCAAGTTCCAGTCGCAGCCGGTGACCGACCTGGTCAATGGCAACCTGTGCCTGTCCCTGGGCTACAGCGGCGATGTGACCCAGGCCCAGCGCGCCGCCGACGCGGCAGGCAAGAAGGTCGATTTCCAGTACCGCATCCCGCGCGAGGGCACCACGGTCTGGATGGACACCATGGCGATCCCCAAGGATGCCCGGCACCCGGAGTACGCCTATGCTTTCATCAACTTCGTCATGCGCCCGCAGAACATGGCGGCCATCAGCAACTTCACCGGCTACCCCACGGCCAACGCCAAGGCACGGCCGCAGATCGATCCACGGATGGTGGGCAACCCGGATATCTATCCTGATGCCGCGACCTTTGCCCGCCTGGTGCCGGGGCGCGATATTCCCCAGGCCGACATGCGGGCCCGAATGCGCATCTGGACCCAGTTCAAGACGGCTACGATAAAAGCACCGTGA
- a CDS encoding agmatine deiminase family protein: MSTRRTFIKQASLLAGFAAVTTLGLGARRVLAQEQEQEDWVMPDEGDRHQRAFMAFGAQDAIWEDFTGDVQEAQGRIARAIAAHEPLTLFCREHERDLAEELCGTRNVTYVITELDDIWMRDIGANFVLNPRGELGAVDFNFNGWGNKQRHSRDARLARQVADGARATYLRSELVGEGGGIEVDGHGTGIMTESSWINRNRNPDWSKADVEAELKACLGLRKIIWLPGIKGHDITDAHVDFYARFAAPGVVVANLDNDPDSYDYAVTRAHLDILRNATDADGRKLKVHTLSPPLNPRKSRFSRGNEDFAAGYINYFVINGAVIAPEFGDPVADAKAHDLLSQLYPGREVVQLDIDAIAAGGGGIHCVTHQLPAA; the protein is encoded by the coding sequence ATGTCGACCCGACGTACATTCATCAAACAGGCCTCGCTGCTGGCCGGTTTCGCCGCCGTGACTACCCTGGGCCTGGGCGCCCGTCGGGTCTTGGCCCAAGAACAGGAACAGGAGGACTGGGTCATGCCCGACGAAGGCGATCGTCACCAGCGGGCCTTCATGGCCTTCGGTGCCCAGGACGCGATCTGGGAAGACTTCACTGGCGATGTGCAGGAGGCCCAGGGCCGTATCGCCCGGGCGATTGCCGCCCATGAACCGCTGACCCTGTTCTGCCGCGAGCATGAGCGCGACCTGGCCGAGGAGCTGTGTGGCACTCGCAACGTCACCTATGTGATCACCGAGCTGGACGATATCTGGATGCGCGATATCGGCGCCAACTTCGTGCTCAACCCCCGCGGTGAATTGGGCGCGGTGGACTTCAACTTCAATGGCTGGGGCAACAAGCAGCGCCATTCCCGGGATGCGCGCCTGGCACGGCAGGTGGCCGATGGCGCGCGCGCTACCTACTTGCGCAGCGAACTGGTGGGCGAGGGCGGTGGTATCGAGGTGGATGGCCACGGCACCGGGATCATGACCGAGAGCAGCTGGATCAACCGCAATCGCAACCCCGACTGGAGCAAGGCCGATGTCGAGGCCGAGCTCAAGGCTTGCCTGGGGCTGCGCAAGATCATCTGGCTGCCGGGGATCAAGGGGCATGACATCACCGATGCCCACGTCGACTTCTATGCACGCTTCGCGGCTCCCGGGGTGGTGGTGGCCAACCTCGACAACGACCCGGATTCCTACGACTACGCGGTGACCCGCGCGCATCTGGATATCCTGCGCAACGCCACCGATGCCGATGGCCGCAAGCTCAAGGTACACACCCTGTCGCCACCCTTGAATCCGCGCAAGAGCCGTTTCAGCCGGGGCAACGAAGACTTCGCCGCGGGCTACATCAATTACTTCGTGATCAACGGCGCGGTGATCGCCCCGGAGTTCGGCGATCCCGTGGCCGACGCCAAGGCCCACGACTTGCTTAGCCAGCTCTACCCTGGGCGCGAGGTGGTGCAGCTGGATATCGATGCGATTGCCGCAGGTGGGGGTGGCATCCATTGCGTGACCCATCAATTGCCGGCGGCCTGA
- a CDS encoding GNAT family N-acetyltransferase: MSEKQQAVTVRAIRPEDREQWQALWLAYQDFYQVNLSEQVSQRTFERFFDPQEPVYSAVAVQGGELVGFVNSVLHRSTWATTDFCYLEDLYVAPQVRGGGTGKQLIEWVQAFARQHDCARLYWHTHATNKRAQKLYDWVAANSGFIEYRMPL, from the coding sequence ATGAGCGAAAAACAGCAGGCGGTAACAGTACGTGCGATTCGGCCTGAAGACCGCGAACAATGGCAGGCGTTGTGGCTGGCCTACCAGGACTTCTACCAGGTGAACCTTTCGGAACAGGTGAGCCAACGCACTTTCGAGCGTTTCTTCGATCCCCAGGAGCCGGTGTACTCGGCGGTGGCGGTGCAAGGTGGCGAGTTGGTGGGGTTCGTCAACTCCGTGCTGCACCGTTCGACCTGGGCCACCACGGACTTCTGCTACCTGGAGGACCTCTACGTGGCGCCGCAGGTGCGTGGGGGCGGCACCGGCAAGCAGTTGATCGAGTGGGTCCAGGCCTTCGCCCGCCAGCACGATTGCGCTCGGCTGTACTGGCACACCCATGCCACCAACAAGCGCGCGCAAAAGCTCTATGACTGGGTGGCGGCCAATTCGGGGTTCATCGAATACCGGATGCCACTCTAA
- a CDS encoding class I SAM-dependent methyltransferase, protein MNPQALATLNQHLLDALAIAPRETRRLFHGRGRCWPGLEQVTVDWLQGVVLVSLFKEVQAEELAALKQLLVALGSTAQWQASGATSLMLQHRYLPDSLGEWLLGEPVESCTITEEGLDYRVDLGSKQNNGLFLDMRYGRNWVRANAQGLRVLNLFAYTCGFSVAAIAGGAEKVVNLDMSRAALSRGRDNHRLNGHDLGRVSFLGHDLFKSWGKVKQGGPYDLVIIDPPSFQKGSFVLSKDYARVLRRLPELLTPTGRVLACMNDPAFSVEFLLDGMAEAAPGLHFEQRLDNPPEFPDADVQCGLKALVFNQPA, encoded by the coding sequence ATGAACCCTCAAGCCCTCGCCACCCTCAACCAACACCTGCTCGATGCCCTGGCCATTGCCCCAAGGGAAACCCGACGCCTGTTCCACGGCCGTGGGCGCTGCTGGCCGGGCCTGGAGCAGGTGACCGTGGATTGGCTGCAAGGCGTGGTGCTGGTGTCGCTGTTCAAGGAAGTGCAAGCCGAGGAACTGGCGGCCTTGAAACAGCTGCTGGTGGCACTGGGCTCCACCGCACAATGGCAGGCCAGCGGCGCCACCAGCCTGATGCTGCAACACCGCTACCTGCCCGACAGCCTGGGGGAATGGCTGCTGGGCGAGCCGGTGGAGTCCTGCACCATCACCGAGGAAGGCCTGGACTACCGGGTGGACCTGGGCAGCAAGCAGAACAACGGCTTGTTCCTCGACATGCGCTACGGGCGCAACTGGGTGCGGGCCAATGCCCAAGGCCTGAGGGTGCTGAACCTGTTCGCCTACACCTGCGGTTTCTCGGTGGCGGCGATCGCCGGCGGGGCCGAGAAAGTGGTCAACCTCGACATGTCCCGGGCGGCCCTGAGCCGTGGTCGCGACAACCATCGGCTCAATGGCCACGACCTGGGCCGGGTGAGTTTCCTTGGCCATGACCTGTTCAAGTCCTGGGGCAAGGTCAAGCAAGGCGGCCCTTACGATCTGGTGATCATCGACCCGCCCTCCTTCCAGAAAGGCAGCTTTGTGTTGAGCAAGGACTACGCGCGAGTGCTGCGACGCCTGCCGGAGTTGCTGACGCCGACGGGCCGGGTGCTGGCCTGCATGAACGATCCGGCGTTCAGCGTGGAGTTCCTGCTGGACGGCATGGCCGAAGCCGCGCCAGGGCTGCATTTCGAACAGCGCCTGGACAATCCGCCGGAATTTCCCGATGCCGACGTGCAGTGCGGCCTGAAGGCCCTGGTGTTCAACCAGCCAGCGTAG
- a CDS encoding DUF7832 domain-containing protein, which yields MKYDDASWHYGGDFPSDLPPSAGGTHIGLFLAWMLLNGFASEELEEDAAEELAQLRSRKLDGREFLFKMLDEKLYDEDFNAEGNAFAAAYYAGKDSNGRYSEDYEQLLAPIPDTIYRVENSWSNYDLLAPVLAGRLAQWRAMGRPEHLD from the coding sequence ATGAAATACGACGACGCCTCCTGGCACTACGGCGGTGACTTCCCCAGCGACCTGCCACCGAGCGCCGGGGGCACCCATATCGGCCTGTTCCTGGCCTGGATGCTGCTCAACGGCTTTGCCAGCGAAGAACTTGAAGAAGATGCCGCCGAGGAACTGGCGCAGCTACGTTCGCGCAAACTCGACGGCCGTGAGTTCCTGTTCAAGATGCTCGATGAAAAACTCTACGACGAAGACTTCAACGCCGAAGGCAATGCCTTCGCTGCTGCCTACTATGCGGGAAAGGACAGCAACGGCCGCTACAGCGAGGACTATGAGCAGCTCCTGGCGCCAATCCCCGATACGATCTACCGGGTGGAGAACAGCTGGAGCAACTACGACCTGCTGGCTCCGGTGCTCGCTGGCCGGCTGGCGCAATGGCGAGCCATGGGCCGCCCGGAACACCTGGACTGA